In Labrus bergylta chromosome 6, fLabBer1.1, whole genome shotgun sequence, the following proteins share a genomic window:
- the kank4 gene encoding KN motif and ankyrin repeat domain-containing protein 1, whose protein sequence is MMDKKSANGFQTKASESGVQRKQLPYSVETPYGFHLDLDFLKYVDDIEKGNTIKRVHIQRRIKGPPKFSTLPRNFSLPGHGVRPVPKDTAWSGTSTLGPRPKSRVTEVQQIFDFRASEGGTSGQSSRVSPSQGSGYVPAKPREEVGGGGRDIEEKNVGIQNRPNLLRASSMPITLQQRKGSDSSSPDRIVGTPEGGSSENVFRASPDITERRCVPQDRTGLHQQITVALKRVRELEEQVKTIPELKAQICSLREEREKLLLQLQAQARAQVSTSSSTIVPSSDSRTHTKPQVHRPSEGLNLVLTTRPTGGLETSVTGNVNQGVSGKGEVLHKERTYQEPVRSPLSEQESEKQTQPSEKSDKLKETTERPLNHAVQKLSQDTAGQESKSLTVAIKDAETSGIQDSNAAQDSESTQNLEEKLMILEAKLSQASQELERTNSRLKQQLEENKVKEERIIQLSEGMRVEICTPDLENRPRRESIDAGTVTEKVDVANQETETESLGRVDQGTDTDRICIEVIVPRLRTGSTDQGTEIIAIQTQEQVTEVEAELTVLSPQRPRANSIERGTVTERIPTQDQMTETPVAERVNQVTETEGETMTDHPYRPRASSVDRGTETERVDTVDRVTETEVAQRTDQQTGTETDRRPHNNPGTGAEAESEVRENAGNERLEDEGTVVSERVEDTEAKEVIQSDRGEKESLEVQVVAESSVAVIESKVDQTVVPDDAGQDKGHARQSVATEESTESKIEKVIVANDSEGIEVIALRMEAKDTVETPQIALVSVEKKQFVDAEIVHAVIKETAVTDRVVVEGEKAAAPVRPQRGRKSSAEQIQPLLPQPQAAPVRPHRGSSEAQISQSQTKPQPQVQGPTEQEAPSPTQVSDPQVKQAPSLSQVEEQTVAKTPPGEKQSPSQPQAETKSPSQGSSEVQIRPKSIQTQSQPQTTATRRDSKELKALQKGSSVASSDAQPKSQGSRRSSSEAQTPSKATSETQVLRRGSSETAQRRGSGEVKASRRNSGESQAPRRGSSDTVLRRGSSEAQASRKNSVDAQQTRRGSGETAQRRGSSEAQAARKDSADAPRRGSSESPTSPAALGQVVTRLTGLLGEQWAQLGSSSATQQTAGQQESPIAQKQTAGKRAEAGKGATAKPAGKAAPAASTGKPAGKPGPSKMSSIQSQLVSSLSVLSAFYSPGQKASAASKQQEQGLKSIMKKNGVADKQGNKGAKKNLKFVGVNGGYETTSSEESSGDEKSKVEVEVEEEDSSEPEVEKEKETEPQQVEKPEEGAETQQTGAEVAAVGGGAAAAAAAVEKESERGLLDPDVSQELLDDPSEREKVDKGFLDACVYVKDRMEEVSSPDKEMRQVLVVLYQEWFKVSSQKDSQADTVRLYLRQVGLTTPTLLPYVVNLTDGNGNMALHYSVSHSNFPVVKLLLDTGLCETDNVNKAGYTPVMLAALTAAESPDDLEVVQQLLKLGDINACSRQAGQTALMLAVSHGRVAMVKLLLSCGADVNAQDREESTALMCASEHGHIHIVRLLLETGRCDISLKDKNGQTALSVAEGASHKEIVDLLKAHTETQASSEPSSTTDLL, encoded by the exons ATGATGGACAAGAAAAGTG CCAACGGCTTTCAGACCAAGGCTAGTGAGAGTGGGGTTCAGAGGAAGCAGCTGCCCTACTCAGTGGAAACTCCCTATGGCTTCCACCTGGATCTTGACTTCCTCAAGTATGTTGACGATATCGAGAAAGGGAATACCATCAAGAGAGTGCACATTCAGCGCAGGATTAAAGGCCCACCCAAATTCAGCACTCTGCCCAGAAATTTTAGCCTTCCTGGGCATGGGGTCCGGCCTGTCCCAAAGGACACAGCATGGTCTGGGACATCCACCTTGGGGCCCAGGCCTAAATCACGTGTGACAGAAGTCCAACAGATCTTTGACTTCAGGGCTAGTGAAGGGGGGACTTCGGGCCAGAGCAGCAGAGTGTCACCCAGTCAAGGAAGTGGCTATGTTCCAGCTAAGCCAAGAGAAGAGGTAGGAGGTGGGGGTCGGGATATCGAAGAGAAAAATGTGGGCATACAAAACCGACCGAACCTTCTCCGAGCATCGAGCATGCCGATTACCCTACAGCAGCGGAAAGGGTCTGATTCCAGCAGTCCCGACCGTATAGTGGGGACACCTGAGGGTGGCTCATCTGAGAACGTGTTCCGTGCTTCACCTGACATAACAGAAAGAAGGTGTGTTCCCCAGGACCGGACAGGGCTTCACCAGCAGATCACTGTGGCACTGAAGCGAGTCAGAGAGCTGGAAGAGCAGGTCAAAACCATCCCAGAACTAAAGGCTCAGATCTGCTctctgagggaggagagggagaaactTCTGCTTCAGCTCCAAGCCCAGGCCCGAGCCCAGGTCTCCACATCATCGTCCACAATAGTACCAAGTTCTGATTCTAGGACACACACTAAGCCACAAGTACACAGGCCTTCAGAAGGCCTCAACTTAGTTCTGACGACTCGGCCAACTGGAGGTTTAGAAACCTCAGTGACAGGGAATGTAAATCAAGGTGTGTCAGGAAAAGGTGAAGTGTTACACAAAGAGAGGACATATCAGGAGCCTGTTAGGAGTCCTTTGTCAGAGCAAGAATCTGAGAAACAAACCCAGCCTTCAGAAAAGTCAGACAAACTAAAAGAGACAACAGAGCGTCCACTGAATCATGCCGTGCAGAAGCTGTCACAGGACACTGCAGGACAGGAATCAAAATCACTTACAGTAGCTATAAAAGACGCAGAGACGAGCGGTATTCAAGACAGTAATGCAGCTCAGGACTCAGAGAGTACACAAAACCTGGAGGAGAAGCTAATGATACTTGAGGCTAAGCTAAGTCAGGCTAGCCAAGAACTGGAGAGAACTAATAGTCgtttaaaacaacaactagaggaaaacaaagtgaaggaggagaggatAATTCAACTGAGTGAAGGAATGAGGGTGGAGATCTGTACTCCGGATTTAGAAAACAGACCTAGAAGAGAGAGTATCGATGCAGGGACAGTGACAGAGAAAGTGGATGTTGCCAAccaagagacagagacagaatcACTGGGTAGAGTCGATCAAGGGACGGATACAGATAGAATCTGTATTGAAGTGATTGTACCAAGGCTCAGGACAGGAAGTACAGATCAAGGAACAGAGATTATTGCAATTCAGACTCAAGAGCAGGTAACAGAGGTCGAGGCTGAATTAACTGTTTTGAGTCCCCAAAGACCGAGAGCCAACAGCATAGAACGGGGCACAGTAACTGAGAGGATCCCCACCCAGGATCAGATGACTGAGACTCCCGTAGCGGAAAGAGTAAACCAAGTCACAGAAACAGAAGGAGAGACAATGACAGACCATCCATATAGACCAAGGGCCAGCAGTGTAGACCGAGGgacggagacagagagagtggacACTGTGGACAgggtgacagagacagaggtagCGCAGAGGACGGACCAGCAGACTGGAACAGAGACTGACAGACGTCCGCATAACAATCCAGGCACAGGTGCAGAAGCGGAGAGTGAAGTGAGAGAAAATGCAGGCAATGAAAGGCTGGAAGACGAAGGCACTGTGGTCAGTGAAAGAGTGGAAGATACAGAAGCTAAGGAGGTGATTCAAAGCGATAGAGGAGAAAAGGAAAGTTTGGAAGTACAAGTTGTCGCAGAAAGTTCCGTTGCAGTTATAGAAAGCAAAGTTGACCAAACTGTAGTTCCAGATGATGCAGGCCAGGATAAAGGCCATGCCCGTCAGTCTGTTGCAACAGAAGAAAGTACAGAATCAAAGATTGAAAAGGTCATTGTTGCAAATGACTCAGAAGGAATAGAAGTTATAGCCCTGAGGATGGAAGCAAAAGATACTGTAGAAACACCACAGATAGCTTTAGTGTCAGTAGAAAAGAAACAATTTGTAGATGCTGAGATTGTGCATGCTGTCATCAAAGAAACGGCGGTCACTGACAGGGTGGTTGTGGAAGGAGAAAAGGCAGCAGCTCCTGTGCGACCACAGAGGGGCAGAAAGTCCTCTGCAGAGCAGATTCAGCCCCTACTTCCTCAACCTCAGGCAGCACCTGTGCGGCCTCATAGGGGCTCCAGTGAAGCCCAAATTTCTCAGTCCCAGACGAAACCACAGCCCCAGGTGCAGGGTCCAACTGAGCAGGAGGCTCCATCCCCAACACAGGTCTCTGATCCACAGGTGAAACAAGCCCCGTCTTTGTCTCAGGTTGAAGAGCAAACCGTAGCAAAGACGCCCCCCGGGGAGAAACAATCTCCATCACAACCTCAGGCTGAGACTAAGAGTCCGTCACAAGGCTCCAGCGAAGTTCAAATTCGGCCGAAATCAATCCAAACACAGTCCCAACCTCAAACCACTGCAACTCGACGAGACTCCAAAGAGCTTAAAGCCCTGCAGAAGGGATCAAGTGTGGCATCAAGTGACGCCCAACCTAAGTCTCAGGGTTCTCGTAGAAGTTCCAGTGAGGCGCAGACACCGAGCAAAGCCACCAGCGAGACACAAGTTCTACGCAGAGGCTCCAGTGAAACAGCACAGCGCCGTGGTTCAGGAGAAGTTAAAGCCTCGCGTCGAAACTCCGGCGAGTCCCAGGCACCCCGCAGAGGTTCCAGTGACACGGTCCTGCGCCGTGGTTCAAGTGAAGCCCAAGCCTCACGTAAGAACTCTGTCGATGCGCAGCAAACCCGCAGAGGCTCAGGTGAAACAGCCCAGCGACGCGGTTCGAGTGAAGCCCAGGCTGCCCGTAAAGACTCTGCCGACGCGCCCCGCAGAGGTTCCAGCGAGTCGCCGACATCGCCGGCGGCTTTGGGCCAAGTCGTAACCCGGTTAACGGGCCTCCTGGGGGAGCAATGGGCGCAGCTGGGGAGCAGCTCTGCAACTCAACAGACGGCTGGCCAGCAGGAGAGCCCCATCGCACAGAAACAGACGGCAGGGAAAAGAGCAGAGGCggggaaaggagcaacagcCAAGCCTGCAGGGAAGGCGGCCCCTGCAGCATCAACAGGGAAACCAGCAGGGAAGCCTGGTCCTTCCAAAATGAGCTCGATTCAAAGTCAGCTGGTCAGCTCACTCAGTGTCCTCTCTGCCTTCTACTCACCGGGCCAGAAAGCTTCTGCTGCCagcaaacagcaagaacaag GACTCAAATCTATTATGAAGAAAAATGGTGTCGCTGACAAGCAGGGGAACAAGGGAGCCAAGAAAAACTTGAAGTTTGTCGGGGTGAACGGAGG CTATGAGACGACATCCAGCGAAGAGTCCAGTGGAGATGAGAAGTCaaaggtggaggtggaggtggaggaggaagacagcTCAGAGCCCGAGGTAGAGAAGGAAAAGGAGACGGAGCCTCAGCAGGTGGAGAAGCCTGAGGAGGGAGCAGAGACCCAGCAGACGGGTGCAGAGGTCGCAGCCGTGGGAGGAGGTGctgcagcggcggcggcggctgtggagaaagagagtgaaagAGGCCTGCTGGATCCAGATGTGAGCCAGGAGCTCCTGGATGACCCATCTgagag GGAGAAAGTTGACAAAGGTTTCTTAGACGCCTGTGTTTATGTCAAAGACCGCATGGAAGAGGTTTCATCCCCAGATAAGGAAATG cgTCAGGTTTTAGTGGTGCTCTACCAGGAGTGGTTCAAGGTCTCCAGCCAGAAAGACTCGCAGGCGGATACAGTCAGATTATACCTGCGTCAAGTGGGCTTGACCACACCTACTCTCCTGCCGTATGTGGTTAACTTGACGGACGGCAATGGGAATATGGCCCTCCACTACAGCGTTTCACACTCAAACTTCCCCGTGGTCAAACTTCTGCTCGACACTG gaCTATGTGAAACAGATAATGTGAACAAGGCAGGCTACACTCCGGTGATGCTCGCCGCTCTGACGGCCGCTGAGAGCCCTGACGATCTGGAGGTGGTACAGCAGCTGTTGAAACTGGGTGACATCAATGCATGCTCCAGACAG